A single region of the Vicia villosa cultivar HV-30 ecotype Madison, WI linkage group LG4, Vvil1.0, whole genome shotgun sequence genome encodes:
- the LOC131600138 gene encoding pentatricopeptide repeat-containing protein At5g56310, protein MNSPLIRTLFNAKPYHQKTLTQTSSFCSSPTILPSSQQLQQLLSHCTNLTHLQQTHSFMLKTSLDQNDINLSRFIHKSASLGFSNYSYSIFTFNHNRPFNVFVYNNIILALSSTNPTRSVSFFNFVRNLGLSLDSYSLPYVLKAVVSLNDVVLGRQVHCVGVVTGLDSGLSVVCSVIQMYSNCGNDVCSARKVFDEFVLLFRGNGSVWNAMIVAYAKVGDVCNARKLFDDMPQWDKGVFSWTALISGYTQTHNPSEAIKLFRRMQLENVKPDEIAILAVLSACADLGALHLGEWIHNYIERHKLSKIVPLYNSLIDMYAKSGNISKALQLFENMKHKTVITWTTMISGLALHGLGKEALRVFSCMEKEGRVKPNEVTFIAILSACSHVGMVELGRDYFTSMRSRYRIEPKIEHYGCMIDLLGRAGHLEEAKKLVLQMPFEANAAIWGSLLAASTRCGDADLAAEALRHLMVLEPHHCGNYSLLSNTYASLGRWSESWMVRKDMRNAGVEKVPGVSFIELNNIVHEFIAGDKLSIYFVDIFDVLHSLDGQLRLEDP, encoded by the coding sequence ATGAATTCACCACTTATTCGAACTCTCTTCAACGCAAaaccatatcatcaaaaaacactCACACAAACATCCTCATTTTGCTCCTCTCCCACCATTCTCCCCTCAtcacaacaactccaacaacttcTCTCACATTGCACCAACCTAACCCATCTCCAACAAACCCATTCCTTCATGCTAAAAACATCCCTCGACCAAAACGACATCAACCTCTCCCGTTTCATTCACAAATCCGCTTCCCTCGGTTTCTCAAACTACTCTTACTCAATCTTCACCTTCAATCACAACCGTCCATTCAACGTCTTTGTCTATAACAACATAATCTTAGCACTTTCTTCAACCAACCCTACACGTTCCGTTTCGTTCTTCAACTTCGTTCGTAATCTAGGCTTGTCGCTTGATTCTTACTCTTTGCCTTATGTTTTGAAAGCTGTTGTTTCTTTGAATGACGTTGTTTTGGGTAGACAGGTACATTGTGTTGGTGTTGTTACTGGATTGGACTCGGGTTTATCGGTTGTTTGTTCGGTTATTCAAATGTATTCGAATTGTGGGAATGATGTGTGTTCTGCACGCAAGGTGTTTGATGAGTTTGTGTTGTTGTTTAGAGGAAATGGTTCTGTTTGGAATGCTATGATTGTTGCTTATGCTAAAGTGGGTGATGTGTGTAATGCACGGAAGCTGTTTGATGATATGCCTCAATGGGATAAAGGTGTTTTTTCTTGGACGGCTCTAATTTCTGGTTACACGCAGACTCATAATCCCAGTGAGGCGATTAAGCTCTTTCGAAGAATGCAGCTTGAGAATGTGAAGCCTGATGAAATTGCAATTCTGGCTGTACTATCTGCGTGTGCTGATTTGGGTGCTCTTCACTTGGGAGAGTGGATTCACAACTACATTGAAAGGCATAAATTGAGCAAGATTGTTCCTCTTTACAACTCGCTCATAGACATGTATGCCAAATCAGGCAACATAAGTAAAGCATTACAACTGTTTGAGAATATGAAACATAAAACAGTTATAACATGGACAACAATGATTTCCGGGCTTGCTTTACATGGTCTCGGAAAGGAAGCCCTTCGTGTATTTTCTTGCATGGAGAAAGAGGGTCGAGTCAAGCCAAACGAAGTCACCTTTATAGCCATCCTTTCTGCTTGTAGTCATGTTGGAATGGTTGAACTAGGTCGTGATTATTTCACGTCAATGAGGTCGAGATACAGAATTGAACCTAAGATTGAGCACTATGGCTGCATGATTGATTTGCTTGGGCGAGCTGGCCATCTTGAAGAagcaaaaaaattggttttgcagATGCCCTTTGAAGCAAATGCAGCTATATGGGGATCACTTCTTGCTGCCTCAACTAGATGTGGTGATGCAGATCTAGCAGCAGAAGCTTTGCGTCATCTCATGGTGTTAGAGCCACACCATTGTGGAAATTATTCACTCTTGTCCAATACATATGCTTCACTTGGTAGATGGAGTGAATCTTGGATGGTAAGGAAGGATATGCGCAATGCAGGTGTAGAAAAGGTGCCAGGTGTCAGTTTTATTGAGTTGAACAATATAGTACATGAATTCATTGCTGGAgacaaattaagcatatactttgTTGACATATTTGATGTCTTGCATAGCTTAGACGGGCAACTAAGGCTAGAGGACCCTTAG